The Primulina huaijiensis isolate GDHJ02 chromosome 17, ASM1229523v2, whole genome shotgun sequence genome window below encodes:
- the LOC140963401 gene encoding beta-glucuronosyltransferase GlcAT14B-like: MKKLKNYYLHLRHPQTMERKWIFPLAIGSIVSLFLLFLTTLTSPDGTPLLPLRRYYSPMSVSSIFIESKLHPLPVSTLPPPPRLAYLISGSAGDGGMLRRTLQALYHPNNQYVVHLDAESSPEERLDLQNYVETHFVFRRFNNVRMITKANLVTYRGPTMVANTLHAAAILLKEGGEWDWFINLSASDYPLVTQDDLLHTFSYLPRDLNFIDHTSNIGWKEFQRAKPVIIDPGLYMSKKADVFWITQRRSVPTAFKLFTGSAWMALSRSFIDYCIWGWDNLPRTVLMYYANFISSPEGYFHTVVCNAHEFRNTTVNSDLHFISWDNPPKQHPHYLTRQHMQRMVDSNAPFARKFPRDDPVLDRIDAELLFRNQDMLVPGGWCVGGRENGTDPCSVVGNVTVLRPTAGAKRLENMINSLLSTENFRPRQCQ, translated from the exons ATGAAGAAGCTCAAGAACTACTATCTACACTTGCGCCATCCACAAACAATGGAGAGAAAATGGATCTTCCCACTAGCGATTGGCTCCATAGTTTCtttgtttcttttatttcttaccACTTTAACCTCCCCAGATGGCACGCCGCTGCTGCCGCTTCGCCGCTACTACTCACCAATGTCCGTCTCATCTATATTTATTGAATCGAAGCTCCACCCATTACCCGTTTCCACCCTTCCTCCGCCCCCGCGCCTTGCTTATTTAATATCTGGCTCCGCCGGTGACGGTGGGATGCTTCGCCGCACACTCCAGGCGCTGTACCACCCCAACAACCAATATGTTGTACACCTCGACGCGGAATCATCCCCCGAGGAGCGACTCGATCTGCAGAATTACGTTGAGACCCACTTCGTTTTCAGGAGATTCAACAATGTTCGGATGATTACCAAGGCTAATCTGGTGACTTATCGTGGGCCAACTATGGTGGCAAATACCCTACACGCGGCTGCCATTTTGCTGAAGGAAGGTGGGGAATGGGATTGGTTTATAAATCTCAGCGCCTCAGATTACCCACTGGTCACTCAAGATG ATCTGCTGCATACATTTTCATACTTACCTCGGGATCTCAATTTCATTGATCATACCAGCAATATTGGCTGGAAAGA ATTTCAGAGGGCGAAGCCTGTTATTATCGATCCAGGATTGTATATGTCCAAGAAGGCTGATGTGTTCTGGATTACGCAGCGCAGAAGCGTGCCTACGGCATTTAAACTCTTTACCG GATCTGCATGGATGGCATTGTCTCGATCTTTCATCGACTACTGCATATGGGGATGGGACAACTTACCTCGAACCGTCCTCATGTACTATGCAAACTTCATTTCTTCTCCTGAAGGCTATTTCCACACTGTTGTCTGCAATGCTCACGAATTTCGTAACACCACAGTTAACAGTGATCTCCACTTTATATCATGGGATAACCCTCCAAAGCAACATCCCCACTACCTTACTCGTCAACACATGCAGAGGATGGTAGATAGCAATGCTCCATTCGCGAGAAAGTTTCCTCGTGATGACCCTGTTCTCGACAGAATTGATGCCGAACTCTTGTTTAGGAATCAAGACATGCTTGTTCCTGGAGGATGGTGTGTGGGGGGTCGTGAAAATGGGACTGATCCGTGTTCGGTTGTGGGTAATGTCACTGTTCTCAGACCCACTGCAGGTGCTAAGAGACTAGAGAACATGATAAACTCTCTTTTATCCACCGAGAATTTTCGGCCACGACAATGTCAATAG
- the LOC140962692 gene encoding LOB domain-containing protein 7-like, which produces MTLRDGGSTPSCAACRYRRRKCTAACPLAKYFPAHKPELFHYVHRLYGVSNVTKILNTLETQDQKDDAMKSIIFESEWRHHIPAYGCSFIILQVSSQLEAAEEELRRIRIINAVIAANKDQSNQQVDHNPYYWPSSQQEFGGNRPRIDSQDVEGTESVPFQIFLNKNVGIYAESPENVAGQVLGLDLLSDVTSNHNLLSTHLEAQTGVHGIQREPEIFFPDYGGLLYSTTADDRQSYIENKEACGPSSKSSPINDQLGE; this is translated from the exons ATGACACTGAGGGATGGTGGCTCAACCCCTTCCTGCGCTGCATGCAGGTATAGAAGAAGAAAATGTACCGCTGCCTGTCCTCTGGCAAAGTATTTTCCCGCCCACAAGCCTGAATTGTTTCATTACGTGCACCGGCTGTACGGGGTGTCGAATGTCACCAAGATACTCAATACCTTGGAGACTCAGGATCAAAAGGATGACGCAATGAAATCCATCATATTCGAATCTGAATGGCGTCATCATATTCCTGCTTATGGTTGTAGTTTTATCATTCTCCAGGTGTCTTCCCAGCTGGAGGCTGCCGAAGAAGAATTAAGACGCATAAGAATCATAAATGCGGTGATAGCTGCGAACAAAGATCAGTCGAATCAGCAAGTGGATCATAATCCGTATTACTGGCCTTCATCCCAGCAAGAGTTTGGAGGCAATCGTCCAAGAATCGATTCACAAGATGTCGAGGGCACGGAATCAGTACCTTTCCAAATTTTCTTGAATAAGAATGTTGGAATTTATGCTGAATCGCCTGAGAACGTAGCCGGTCAGGTGCTGGGATTAGACCTTTTATCTGATGTTACCAGCAATCACAACCTCCTCTCCACGCACCTCGAAGCACAAACTGGTGTTCATGGCATCCAAAGAGAACCCGAAATATTCTTTCCAGATTATGGTGGTCTGCTCTATAGTACAACAGCTGATGATAGACAATCTTACATTGAAAATAAAGAGGCATGCGGACCAAG TTCAAAATCATCACCGATCAACGATCAACTAGGGGAGTAG
- the LOC140962847 gene encoding uncharacterized protein, producing MEFFNKAKAVRLKSHLDKYLAADDDQQTIRQTRNGSSRKARWIVELVDRNPHVIRLKSCHGRYLTASDEAYLLGMTGKKVLQTIPDKKNDASIEWEPIKEGYQVKLRTVGGNYLRANGATPPWRNSITHDIPYRTATQDWVMWDVDAVDISVLDHEYLPSHASSFSSVQEDDYRSSDSPVSNGSERRLRPAISSQMRWPSVVSEKSSHISGRQDGMEFFQKAKSVRLQSHLGKYLVADDDEQTVRQSRNGSSHIARWAVEFVDGRRDRIRLKSCHGLYLTAAAAPFLLGMTGKKVTQTLPGKMTDASIEWQPVKEGLNVKLMTSEGKFLRGNGGAPPWRNSVTHDVPQRTATQNWVLWGVEVVDITLSDSDTGSAGLSPASSFSSLADDYSGSPDTGSPMVVQRQPQVSGMDFFKKAKSVRLKSHHDKYLTAESDEETVVQDRSGSSKHAKWSVEFVEGVENVVRLKSCFGKYLTSSDDQFLLGVTGQKVVQSLPRKLDSKIEWEPIRDGMQVKLKTRYGNFLRANGGLPPWRNSITHDIPHRHHDWILWVVDVIEIRPESPPKVSISSDSFVEDFSSSSFNLRFPSNESIGSVEDSTRKTEGRLIYYYVCDDDGNVNDAIEGPSFQFKCHGLPELTQKLEEETGIENIIVCSRNRINGKLYPLRLALPPNNATMHVVVVPPTSRVASDFMPSLPSRT from the exons ATGGAGTTTTTTAACAAAGCCAAAGCTGTACGACTCAAGAGTCATCTCGACAAATACTTAGCAGCCGACGATGACCAGCAAACAATCCGGCAGACCCGCAACGGATCTTCAAGAAAGGCTAGATGGATTGTTGAGTTAGTCGACCGGAATCCACATGTGATCCGGCTCAAGAGCTGCCATGGAAGGTACCTTACTGCTTCCGATGAGGCGTATCTGCTGGGGATGACTGGGAAGAAAGTGCTGCAAACTATTCCAGATAAGAAGAACGATGCATCGATTGAGTGGGAGCCTATAAAAGAAGGGTACCAAGTTAAGTTGAGAACTGTAGGGGGGAATTACTTGAGAGCTAATGGGGCTACGCCGCCGTGGAGGAACTCCATCACGCATGATATTCCGTACAGGACTGCTACACAGGATTGGGTGATGTGGGATGTTGATGCGGTGGACATATCTGTGCTGGATCATGAGTACCTGCCGAGTCATGCTTCGAGTTTTTCTTCTGTGCAGGAGGATGACTATCGGAGCTCGGATTCGCCGGTGTCTAATGGGTCTGAGAGGCGGCTGCGGCCGGCGATTAGTTCTCAGATGCGGTGGCCGTCGGTTGTATCCGagaaatcttctcacataagcGGAAGACAG GATGGAATGGAGTTCTTCCAGAAAGCGAAATCAGTGAGACTGCAAAGCCATCTCGGAAAATACTTAGTAGCGGACGACGATGAACAGACTGTCCGTCAAAGCCGTAACGGCTCCTCCCACATAGCGCGTTGGGCTGTAGAATTCGTTGACGGAAGACGTGACAGAATCCGGCTCAAGAGCTGCCACGGACTATATCTCACGGCGGCGGCAGCGCCGTTCCTCCTCGGTATGACTGGGAAGAAGGTCACCCAGACCCTGCCAGGAAAGATGACGGACGCGTCGATCGAGTGGCAGCCAGTGAAGGAAGGGCTCAACGTGAAACTAATGACCAGTGAAGGGAAGTTCTTGAGAGGGAACGGCGGCGCTCCGCCATGGAGGAATTCCGTGACACACGATGTGCCGCAGAGAACGGCCACCCAGAATTGGGTGCTGTGGGGGGTGGAAGTTGTGGATATCACTTTATCGGATTCGGATACGGGTTCGGCCGGACTCTCACCAGCTTCCAGCTTTTCCTCGCTGGCAGATGATTATTCGGGTTCACCGGATACCGGGTCCCCAATGGTGGTTCAGAGACAGCCACAG GTTTCTGGAATGGATTTCTTCAAGAAAGCCAAATCCGTCAGACTGAAGAGCCACCACGACAAATACCTGACAGCGGAAAGCGATGAAGAAACCGTGGTTCAAGATCGTTCGGGATCATCGAAGCATGCCAAATGGAGCGTAGAATTCGTGGAAGGTGTCGAGAATGTCGTACGATTGAAGAGCTGTTTTGGGAAATACCTTACATCCTCGGATGATCAGTTTCTTCTGGGCGTGACGGGTCAAAAAGTTGTCCAATCCCTGCCCAGGAAATTGGATTCGAAGATCGAATGGGAGCCCATTCGAGATGGGATGCAGGTGAAACTTAAAACGAGATACGGTAATTTCTTACGGGCGAACGGAGGGTTGCCGCCGTGGAGAAACTCGATCACTCATGATATACCTCACAGACACCATGATTGGATTTTGTGGGTTGTTGATGTTATCGAAATTCGACCTGAATCGCCGCCCAAAGTTTCGATATCATCTGATTCGTTTGTGGAGGATTTCAGCTCTTCTTCTTTTAATCTGAGGTTCCCAAGTAACGAG TCTATCGGTTCAGTTGAAGATTCAACCAGGAAAACTGAAGGACGTCTTATATATTACTATGTCTGTGATGATGATGGAAATGTAAATGATGCCATCGAAGGGCCATCTTTTCAATTTAAATGTCATGGGTTGCCGGAGTTAACTCAGAAACTGGAAGAAGAAACAGGGATCGAGAATATAATCGTTTGTTCGCGTAATCGCATCAATGGAAAGCTTTATCCCCTTCGGTTGGCTTTACCTCCTAATAATGCAACTATGCACGTTGTGGTTGTTCCACCTACATCCAGAG TGGCCAGTGATTTCATGCCCTCCCTCCCCAGTCGTACATGA
- the LOC140963483 gene encoding protein transport protein SEC13 homolog B-like gives MPAQKIETGHNDVVHDVSMDYYGKRVATASSDATIKIIGISNNSTSQHMATLSGHQGPVWQVSWAHPKFGSILASCSYDGKIIIWKEGNQNDWFQSHVFTDHKSSINSIAWAPHEIGLCLACGSSDGNICVYTAQSDGSWETTRIEQAHPVGVTAVCWAPSMAPGALVGSGLLDPVQKLASGGCDNTVKVWKLYSGNWKMDCFPALQMHSDWVRDVAWAPNLGLPKSTMASASQDGKVVIWTVAKEGDQWEGKVLKDFKAPVWRVSWSLTGNLLAVAAGDNNVTLWKEAVDGEWQEVTTVDQ, from the coding sequence ATGCCTGCACAGAAGATAGAAACAGGTCATAATGATGTTGTTCATGATGTTTCCATGGATTACTATGGGAAACGTGTGGCAACAGCATCATCTGATGCCACTATTAAGATAATTGGTATCAGCAATAACTCGACATCTCAACATATGGCTACCTTGAGCGGGCATCAAGGGCCCGTCTGGCAGGTTTCTTGGGCGCACCCCAAGTTTGGTTCGATTCTAGCTTCCTGTTCTTATGACGGTAAAATCATCATCTGGAAGGAAGGTAATCAGAATGATTGGTTTCAGTCTCATGTCTTCACGGACCACAAATCATCTATCAATTCCATTGCTTGGGCGCCCCACGAGATTGGACTCTGCTTGGCATGTGGTTCCTCCGATGGTAATATTTGTGTCTACACAGCTCAATCAGATGGTAGTTGGGAAACTACGAGAATAGAACAAGCCCACCCTGTGGGGGTGACTGCTGTTTGTTGGGCTCCTTCAATGGCCCCTGGTGCATTAGTTGGATCTGGACTGCTGGATCCTGTTCAGAAGCTGGCTTCTGGTGGCTGTGATAATACTGTGAAAGTATGGAAACTATACAGCGGTAACTGGAAAATGGACTGTTTCCCGGCTCTGCAAATGCACTCAGATTGGGTGAGAGACGTCGCATGGGCACCAAATTTGGGGCTTCCAAAGTCCACGATGGCAAGTGCTTCTCAGGACGGAAAGGTTGTTATTTGGACTGTGGCAAAGGAAGGTGATCAATGGGAGGGTaaagtattaaaagacttcaaGGCACCGGTTTGGAGGGTTTCGTGGTCTCTGACTGGGAACTTGTTGGCCGTGGCAGCTGGGGACAACAATGTTACACTGTGGAAAGAAGCCGTTGATGGAGAGTGGCAAGAGGTCACCACAGTTGATCAATAG
- the LOC140962358 gene encoding paired amphipathic helix protein Sin3-like 2, whose translation MKRLRDEVYVNPQFKRPFGPSSRAESYGPPHASIGVVGGGGSGSGGGGGGGGGGGGGGVVGIGGGGAVTVGDGSTMGVASGSTQKLTTNDALTYLKEVKDMFQDQREKYDRFLDVMKDFKAQRIDTAGVIARVKELFNGHPNLILGFNTFLPKGYEITLTDEEEAPPKRTVEFEEAISFVNKIKKRFQNDDHVYKSFLDILNMYRKEHKGITEVYQEVAALFNDQPDLLDEFTRFLPDSSATASAPHASFGRPFHRYDERSSAMPAMRHSLMDKQRPRRDRIISPHGERDLSVERPDVGDEKTVVKLHKDQKKHVDKENRDKRNRDQEDRDPENENNGDISMQRLSDKRKSAKKVGDFGGNSNLASYDDKDALKSMYSQEFTFCEKVKERLGSEDDYQAFLKCLHIYSTEIITRKELQGLVADLLGKFPDLMEGFNEFFEQCERIDGFLAGVMSKKTLWTEGNSSKALKIEDKEKEQRREVESGKEKERYNLKYWGKSIQELDLSDCRSCSPSYRLLPDDYPIALASQRSELGALVLNDHWVSVTSGSEDYSFKHMRRNQYEESLFRCEDDRFELDMLLESVSSTAKRAEELLNGINNNSIGSDGPIRVEDHFTALNLRCIERLYGDHGLDVMDILRRNPSLSLSVILTRLKQKQEEWTKCRSDFNKVWAGIYSKNHYKSLDHRSFYFKQQDSKNLGTKSLVTEIKEIKEKRQKEDDVLLSVAAGNRHSIIPDLEFDYADSEIHEDVYKIIKYSCEEICSTKEQFNKVLRFWTTFLEPMLGIHSRPLGSDVTEDDGVSKRRTMKNTWTNIVESEGSPNADGTATTLKQPKPICNGSPSASTHRVNFSRTGVSNVDSLAKEGLPVVSGERLTNPDVAVTFGSDANHGRTANSLQTHTDPIEEGNALKPNAEDIPYVHQGGETSRLNQPTNGVSTKGTRLVSYNEDSVDPGKNEKEEGELSPNGDFEDNFDAYQDGSSQALPDKNHCNDRTQGQTGHHEEICPDAAGENDADADDEDSENVSETGEDVSGSESAADECSREEHEEEDDGEPDDIDGKVESEGEAENTSEAHYIGGDGASVSQSEHFLRSCKPLSKRVACPSAGEEKKDRRIFYGNDTFYVLFRLHETLYERILSAKVNLLSGESKWRNTKDASIDPYSRFMSALFRLLDGSSDNTKFEDDCRSLIGNQSYVLFTLDKLIYKLVKQLQTVSSDEVDIKLLQLYEYEKSRKPEKYVDSVYYENVRIFLHDENVYRLECSSNPTRLSIQLMDDGSEKSEVVAVSVDPSFSTYLRNDYLSVDRGKKESSAIMLKRNMRKYANLEESTALFMATGKVLIMNGLECKMSAASSKIFYVLDTEDFFIRLGRRRKNTLAGTYSLKNQQRVQRFHQFLAASI comes from the exons ATGAAGCGATTGAGAGATGAGGTGTATGTGAACCCTCAATTTAAGCGCCCATTTGGCCCGTCTTCTCGGGCAGAATC GTATGGGCCTCCACATGCTTCTATTGGCGTAGTAGGCGGAGGCGGAAGCGGAAGCGGAGGCGGAggcggaggaggaggaggaggaggaggtggCGGAGTCGTCGGAATTGGTGGTGGTGGTGCCGTTACTGTAGGTGATGGTAGTACGATGGGAGTTGCTTCTGGTAGCACACAAAAACTTACCACCAACGATGCATTAACATATTTGAAGGAAGTTAAGGATATGTTCCAAGATCAGAGGGAAAAATATGATAGGTTCCTTGATGTTATGAAGGATTTCAAGGCTCAAAG AATTGATACTGCTGGTGTTATAGCTCGGGTGAAGGAATTGTTCAATGGGCATCCAAATCTGATTCTTGGGTTTAACACCTTCTTGCCTAAGGGTTATGAAATTACACTCACTGATGAGGAAGAGGCTCCACCAAAAAGGACAGTTGAATTTGAAGAGGCCATCAGTTTTGTTAATAAGATTAAG AAACGTTTTCAAAATGATGACCATGTTTATAAGTCTTTCCTAGACATTTTGAATATGTACCGAAAAGAGCACAAGGGTATCACTGAGGTCTACCAAGAG GTTGCAGCTCTTTTTAATGACCAGCCAGATCTCCTTGACGAGTTCACTAGATTTCTTCCAGATTCTTCTGCTACTGCATCTGCTCCACATGCATCTTTTGGCCGTCCCTTTCACCGTTATGACGAGAGGAGCTCTGCCATGCCTGCGATGAGACATTCTCTCATGGATAAG CAACGACCACGACGGGATCGGATCATTAGCCCCCATGGAGAACGTGATCTTAGTGTTGAGCGTCCAGATGTGGGTGATGAAAAGACAGTTGTGAAGTTGCATAAGGATCAGAAGAAGCACGTAGACAAGGAGAACAGGGATAAAAGAAATCGTGATCAAGAAGACAGAGACCCTGAAAATGAAAACAATGGAGACATCAGCATGCAGCGGCTCTCTGACAAAAGGAAATCTGCTAAGAAAGTTGGAGATTTTGGAGGAAACTCAAATCTCGCATCCTACGATGACAAAGATGCATTGAAAA GTATGTACAGTCAAGAGTTCACTTTCTGTGAAAAAGTTAAAGAGAGGCTTGGCAGCGAAGATGATTACCAGGCATTCCTGAAATGTCTTCACATTTACAGCACAGAAATCATTACAAGGAAGGAGTTGCAGGGTTTG GTTGCTGATTTACTTGGAAAATTTCCTGACCTTATGGAGGGATTTAATGAATTTTTCGAACAGTGCGAGAGAATTG ATGGATTTCTTGCTGGTGTTATGAGCAAAA aAACATTATGGACCGAAGGAAATTCCtcaaaagccttgaaaatagAGGACAAAGAGAAAGAACAAAGGCGTGAAGTGGAAAGCGGGAAAGAGAAGGAAAGATACAATCTAAAATACTGGGGAAAGTCCATTCAAGAACTTGACCTTTCTGATTGTCGAAGTTGTTCTCCCAGTTATAGGCTTCTTCCTGACGAT TATCCGATAGCTTTAGCTAGTCAGAGATCAGAGCTTGGTGCACTAGTTTTAAACGATCATTGGGTGTCTGTGACCTCCGGTAGTGAGGATTACTCCTTTAAACACATGCGCAGAAACCAGTATGAAGAAAGCCTGTTTAGGTGCGAAGACGATAG atttgagctTGACATGTTGTTGGAGTCGGTCAGTTCAACTGCCAAGCGTGCAGAGGAACTTTTGAATGGCATTAATAATAATTCAATTGGTTCAGATGGTCCCATACGTGTTGAGGACCATTTCACAG CACTGAATTTAAGATGTATTGAACGTCTATATGGTGACCATGGTCTTGATGTGATGGATATTTTGCGTAGAAATCCATCTCTTTCGTTGTCGGTAATCCTGACCCGCCTCAAGCAGAAGCAGGAGGAGTGGACGAAGTgccgttcagattttaataaagtttgggCTGGGATATATTCTAAAAACCATTACAAATCTCTTGATCACCGCAGTTTCTATTTCAAGCAACAAGATTCAAAGAACTTGGGCACAAAAT CATTAGTGACTGAAATCAAAGAAAtcaaggagaagagacagaaagAAGATGATGTGCTACTTAGTGTTGCCGCTGGAAATAGGCACTCTATCATTCCAGACCTTGAATTTGATTATGCTGATTCCGAAATTCATGAAGATGTCTATAAAATTATTAAGTACTCGTGCGAAGAGATCTGCTCCACGAAAGAGCAATTCAATAAAGTTTTGAGATTCTGGACCACTTTTCTTGAGCCGATGCTAGGTATTCACTCCCGCCCTCTTGGTTCTGATGTTACTGAAGACGATGGTGTCTCTAAGCGTCGAACCATGAAAAATACCTGGACAAACATTGTAGAAAGTGAAGGAAGTCCAAATGCCGATGGTACTGCCACAACCTTGAAGCAACCAAAGCCTATCTGCAATGGTAGTCCTTCTGCTTCAACACACAGAGTGAATTTCAGCAGGACTGGTGTCTCAAATGTCGATTCCCTTGCTAAAGAGGGACTACCTGTGGTTTCTGGTGAAAGACTGACAAATCCTGATGTAGCTGTTACATTTGGATCAGATGCTAATCATG GTCGCACTGCAAATTCTTTGCAAACACATACTGATCCAATAGAGGAAGGCAATGCCCTCAAGCCTAATGCAGAAGATATACCATAT GTACACCAGGGCGGGGAGACATCAAGATTGAATCAACCGACAAATGGGGTGTCCACAAAAGGCACCAGACTTGTTAGTTATAATGAGGATTCTGTTGACCCTGGTAAAAATGAGAAAGAAGAGGGCGAGCTGTCTCCAAATGGCGATTTTGAAGACAATTTTGACGCCTATCAGGATGGTAGCTCACAAGCCTTGCCTGATAAAAATCATTGCAATGACAGGACCCAAGGTCAGACAGGCCATCATGAAGAAATTTGCCCAGATGCTGCTGGTGAAAATGATGCTGACGCTGATGACGAGGACAGTGAGAATGTTTCTGAGACAGGAGAAGATGTTTCAGGTAGTGAGTCCGCTGCCGATGAGTGTTCGCGAGAAGAGCACGAGGAAGAGGATGATGGAGAACCTGATGACATTGATGGCAAAGTGGAGAGTGAAGGTGAGGCGGAGAATACTAGCGAAGCTCACTATATTGGAGGTGATGGTGCATCTGTGTCACAGTCCGAACATTTCTTGCGAAGTTGTAAGCCTTTGTCAAAGCGTGTTGCTTGTCCATCGGCGGGTGAGGAGAAAAAGGATCGACGGATCTTTTATGGAAATGACACCTTTTATGTGCTTTTCAGGCTGCATGAG ACATTGTATGAAAGAATATTATCAGCTAAGGTGAATTTACTATCTGGCGAATCCAAATGGAGAAACACGAAGGATGCGAGTATTGATCCCTACTCGAG GTTCATGAGTGCGTTGTTTAGGTTACTTGATGGGTCGTCTGATAATACTAAATTTGAAGATGATTGTCGATCACTGATTGGAAACCAGTCATATGTGCTCTTTACCTTGGATAAGTTGATATATAAGTTGGTCAAACAG CTCCAAACTGTTTCGAGTGATGAAGTGGATATCAAGCTGCTTCAATTGTATGAATATGAGAAATCTAGGAAGCCAGAGAAGTACGTCGATTCAGTTTATTACGAAAATGTCCGAATTTTTTTGCACGATGAGAATGTATACAGGCTTGAATGT TCATCAAATCCTACCCGTTTATCTATACAACTGATGGATGATGGAAGTGAGAAGTCTGAAGTCGTCGCAGTCTCAGTGGATCCTAGTTTTTCAACTTATCTCCGTAATGATTATCTTTCTGTTGATCGAGGAAAAAAGGAATCATCTGCGATTATGCTGAAGAG GAATATGCGCAAGTATGCCAATCTTGAAGAATCTACCGCTCTATTTATGGCCACAGGAAAAGTTTTGATCATGAATGGGTTGGAATGTAAGATGTCAGCGGCCTCGTCGAAG ATCTTTTACGTCCTTGACACCGAGGACTTCTTTATTCGTTTGGGACGCAGAAGGAAAAACACACTGGCAGGAACATATTCCCTGAAGAACCAGCAACGGGTGCAACGGTTTCACCAATTTCTGGCAGCCTCTATATGA